The following are encoded in a window of Flavobacterium cupriresistens genomic DNA:
- a CDS encoding CPBP family intramembrane glutamic endopeptidase: MFLEQGIKPENQFWKYLLGSVFIIGASFIGQIPFSIAVLYKSFSSNAVFPTDNASVMRMFEPNVTLFLVMISFAFAFAGIYFVVKYLHHQTILSITTSRKKIDWKRVSFSFILWSLFSILSFAAVYFGSPEKFVWNFNLIPFLILMVLGAVLIPIQTSTEEYVFRGYLMQGFANLARNRWFPLLMTSVIFGSMHVFNPEVEKMGYIIMVYYIGTGLFLGILALMDEGIELSLGFHAANNLIGALLVTSDWSVFQTHSIFKDMSEPSAGFDVILPVVVVYPVLLFIFAKKYGWNNWKEKLTGKIDTANH; encoded by the coding sequence ATGTTTTTAGAACAAGGAATTAAACCCGAAAATCAATTTTGGAAATACCTTCTGGGGTCGGTTTTTATTATAGGAGCATCATTTATTGGTCAGATTCCTTTTTCGATTGCTGTACTTTATAAAAGCTTTAGTTCTAATGCGGTATTCCCAACAGATAATGCTTCTGTTATGAGAATGTTTGAGCCAAATGTGACTTTGTTTTTGGTAATGATCTCTTTTGCTTTTGCATTTGCGGGGATTTATTTTGTGGTGAAATATTTACATCATCAGACCATTTTATCGATCACAACATCGCGAAAAAAAATAGACTGGAAGCGGGTTTCGTTTTCGTTTATTTTGTGGTCTCTTTTTTCTATTCTGAGTTTCGCAGCGGTTTACTTTGGATCTCCCGAAAAATTTGTGTGGAATTTTAATTTGATTCCTTTTTTGATTTTGATGGTTTTAGGCGCTGTATTAATTCCAATACAAACCAGTACAGAAGAATACGTTTTTAGAGGTTATTTAATGCAGGGATTTGCTAATTTGGCCAGAAACAGATGGTTTCCGCTATTGATGACGTCGGTGATTTTTGGTTCGATGCATGTTTTTAACCCCGAAGTAGAAAAAATGGGGTATATAATTATGGTTTATTATATCGGTACAGGCTTATTTCTGGGTATTCTAGCCCTTATGGATGAAGGAATTGAATTGTCTCTAGGCTTTCATGCTGCTAACAATCTGATAGGCGCTTTATTGGTTACTTCGGATTGGTCTGTTTTTCAGACACATTCTATTTTCAAAGACATGTCTGAGCCTTCAGCAGGCTTCGATGTTATCTTACCGGTTGTTGTGGTGTATCCGGTTTTACTCTTTATTTTTGCCAAAAAATATGGATGGAACAACTGGAAAGAAAAATTAACAGGCAAAATTGATACTGCAAATCATTAA
- a CDS encoding arsenate reductase family protein, which yields MIEIYHNPRCGKSRNCLAFLDQSNEDYKIIPYLTETPSFEDLKALLQKLSLQPIQLVRIKEKVWIENYKEKTLSDDEIIQAMVDNPILIECPIVIKDGKAIIGRDLDLVASFLD from the coding sequence ATGATCGAAATCTATCACAATCCACGTTGCGGAAAATCAAGAAACTGCCTTGCCTTTTTAGATCAATCTAACGAGGATTACAAAATCATTCCCTACCTGACCGAAACGCCTTCTTTTGAAGATTTAAAAGCATTGCTTCAAAAACTAAGTCTGCAACCCATTCAATTAGTAAGAATCAAAGAAAAAGTGTGGATTGAAAATTATAAAGAAAAAACGCTGAGCGATGATGAAATTATTCAGGCAATGGTCGATAATCCAATTCTGATCGAATGCCCAATCGTTATAAAAGACGGAAAAGCCATTATCGGGAGAGACTTAGATCTGGTTGCTTCTTTCTTAGATTGA
- a CDS encoding outer membrane beta-barrel family protein produces the protein MKQIRFAVVLVFLFTSFYNYAQQPPSGKNKVKVTGKVFEKVSKQALEYATISIMLPNDTKVIAGGITNPKGEFEVAVAPGTYDIKIEFISFKPTEIKQKSIQDDTNLGAVNLSEDAAQLSEVVVRAEKSTVEIKLDKKVYNVGQDMMVKGGTVSDVLDNVPSVSVDTEGNVSLRGSDNIRILIDGRPSNAINVAEALRQLPADAIDKVEVITNPSARYDAEGGSGLINIILKKGKNQGFNGTFIASTGIPETYGLSANLNYKTEKFNYFTTAGYNHRTNEGGGLTNTEYFKADGSTKEFLDENRDTKRTRDGFNGRAGVEWTVAPNTFWTNAINYQKNTGEDRDLIGFDNFDANHVFTGSTYRLNNGDTESENFEYTSNLIKNFNDKGHKLTVDASISRNRDDNNSLITGSQNYNSTLNDQVQKQVLLQADYVLPISKGSQFEAGYKGSFGDLNNEYFVLDPAGIIDPKLSNTLEYKENINAFYTQYGLKINKFSYLFGLRWEDTNIQVNLLDTKEFNTKKYNNLFPSAFISYEISDQSNFTASYSKRVSRPRGRFMNPAVNYSSNINIFKGNPDLDPSLTDKYDIGYIKRWEKLTFNTSAYFENTKDVFSFVKAPNGDQVNGIPVIVNTPINLGNEQKFGFEFTLNYTPFKKWRLNSNFNFYNVKTTGENSYTDSQGVLITQNLDNQANSWFARINSKLTLPYKIDWQLTAMYNGEQKTAQGKNLGQFGMNTAFSKDVLKDKATIAFNISDIFNSRIMRSYTYLQNDKTLESQTSYSEMQWRKRQFNLSFTYRFNKPKNDREKNGAPKNEGGGDGGDFPG, from the coding sequence ATGAAACAAATCAGATTTGCTGTAGTACTTGTATTCCTTTTTACAAGTTTTTACAACTATGCACAACAACCACCCAGCGGTAAAAACAAAGTAAAAGTTACCGGGAAAGTTTTCGAAAAAGTTAGCAAACAAGCTCTTGAGTATGCTACTATTTCTATAATGCTTCCTAATGACACCAAAGTTATTGCCGGAGGAATTACCAATCCTAAAGGAGAATTCGAAGTAGCAGTTGCACCGGGCACTTACGATATAAAAATTGAGTTTATTTCGTTTAAACCAACAGAAATCAAACAAAAAAGTATTCAGGACGACACTAATTTAGGAGCCGTTAATTTATCTGAAGATGCAGCACAATTAAGCGAGGTTGTGGTTCGTGCAGAAAAGTCAACAGTAGAAATAAAACTGGACAAAAAAGTATATAATGTCGGACAAGATATGATGGTAAAAGGCGGAACGGTAAGTGATGTTCTGGATAATGTACCGTCTGTTTCTGTTGACACGGAAGGAAATGTAAGCTTAAGAGGCAGTGACAATATCCGAATTTTAATTGACGGAAGACCATCAAATGCCATTAACGTTGCCGAAGCTTTACGCCAACTTCCGGCAGATGCTATTGATAAAGTTGAAGTTATTACCAATCCATCCGCCCGTTACGATGCCGAAGGAGGATCAGGTTTGATTAATATTATTCTTAAAAAAGGTAAAAATCAAGGTTTTAACGGAACTTTTATTGCGTCGACCGGAATTCCTGAAACGTACGGATTAAGTGCCAATCTAAATTATAAAACCGAGAAATTTAATTACTTTACAACGGCCGGTTACAATCACAGAACAAATGAAGGTGGTGGACTAACAAATACAGAGTATTTCAAAGCAGACGGTTCTACCAAAGAATTTTTAGATGAAAATCGTGACACTAAAAGAACAAGAGACGGTTTTAACGGAAGAGCGGGTGTCGAATGGACGGTTGCTCCGAATACATTTTGGACGAATGCCATCAATTATCAAAAAAATACGGGAGAAGACCGCGATTTAATCGGTTTCGATAATTTTGATGCTAACCACGTATTTACAGGTTCCACATACCGATTGAATAATGGTGATACTGAAAGTGAAAACTTTGAATATACGTCAAACTTAATCAAAAACTTTAACGACAAAGGTCATAAACTTACTGTTGATGCTTCTATTTCAAGAAACAGAGATGATAATAACAGTTTAATTACGGGCTCGCAAAATTACAACAGCACACTAAACGATCAGGTACAAAAGCAAGTACTTTTACAGGCAGACTATGTTTTGCCAATTAGCAAAGGAAGTCAGTTTGAAGCGGGATACAAAGGAAGTTTCGGTGATTTAAACAATGAATATTTTGTTTTGGATCCGGCAGGAATTATTGATCCTAAATTATCAAATACTTTAGAATACAAAGAAAATATAAATGCGTTTTACACGCAATATGGACTTAAAATCAATAAATTTTCTTACTTGTTTGGCTTGCGTTGGGAAGACACCAATATTCAGGTTAATCTTTTAGACACTAAAGAGTTTAATACCAAAAAGTACAATAATTTGTTTCCAAGTGCTTTTATCAGTTACGAAATTTCAGATCAGAGTAACTTCACAGCAAGTTACAGCAAACGTGTTTCAAGACCAAGAGGACGTTTTATGAACCCTGCCGTAAATTATTCCAGCAACATTAATATTTTCAAAGGAAATCCGGATCTGGATCCTTCCTTAACAGACAAATATGATATTGGCTACATTAAACGTTGGGAGAAATTAACTTTTAACACCTCAGCCTATTTCGAAAATACAAAAGACGTATTCAGCTTCGTAAAAGCGCCAAATGGCGACCAAGTAAACGGAATACCGGTAATTGTCAATACACCAATCAATTTAGGAAACGAGCAAAAATTTGGTTTTGAATTCACCCTTAATTACACTCCTTTCAAAAAATGGAGACTAAACAGTAACTTCAATTTTTACAACGTAAAAACAACCGGAGAAAACTCATACACAGACAGCCAAGGAGTTCTTATTACCCAAAATCTTGACAATCAAGCCAATTCCTGGTTTGCAAGAATCAACTCTAAATTAACTTTACCGTACAAAATAGACTGGCAACTGACTGCTATGTACAATGGTGAACAAAAAACAGCACAAGGTAAAAATCTGGGGCAATTTGGTATGAATACCGCTTTTAGCAAAGATGTATTAAAAGACAAAGCTACAATTGCATTCAACATTAGTGATATTTTCAATTCACGCATCATGAGGTCTTACACTTATCTTCAAAATGACAAAACATTAGAAAGCCAAACATCTTATAGTGAAATGCAATGGCGTAAACGTCAGTTTAACTTATCGTTTACCTATCGTTTTAACAAACCAAAAAACGACAGAGAAAAAAATGGCGCTCCTAAAAATGAAGGAGGCGGTGATGGCGGAGATTTTCCGGGATAA
- the fumC gene encoding class II fumarate hydratase — MKYRIEKDTMGEVQVPADKYWGAQTERSRNNFKIGPSASMPKEIIEGFAYLKKAAAYANHDLGVLPIEKRDAIAAVCDEILAGKLDDQFPLVIWQTGSGTQSNMNVNEVIANRAQVLKGFEIGEGEQFIKANDDVNKSQSSNDTFPTGMHIAAYKMIVETTIPGVEKLRDTLHAKAVAYKDVVKIGRTHLMDATPLTLGQEISGYAAQLTFGLKALKNTLAHLAEIALGGTAVGTGLNTPKGYDVKVAAYIAEFTNHPFITAENKFEALAAHDAIVETHGALKQLAVSLNKIANDIRMLASGPRSGIGEIHIPENEPGSSIMPGKVNPTQCEALTMVCAQVIGNDMAIAVGGMQGHYELNVFKPVMAANFLQSAHLLGDACISFDEHCAQGIEPNHKRIKELVDNSLMLVTALNTKIGYYKAAEIAQTAHKNGTTLKDEAVRLGYVTPEDFDAWVKPEEMV, encoded by the coding sequence ATGAAATACAGAATAGAAAAAGACACCATGGGGGAAGTTCAAGTCCCAGCCGATAAATATTGGGGTGCTCAAACAGAACGTTCAAGAAATAATTTCAAAATCGGACCATCAGCCTCTATGCCAAAAGAAATTATAGAAGGTTTTGCTTACTTGAAAAAAGCTGCGGCTTATGCCAATCATGATTTAGGTGTTTTACCAATAGAAAAAAGAGATGCCATCGCAGCAGTTTGTGACGAAATCTTGGCCGGTAAATTAGACGATCAGTTTCCGTTAGTAATCTGGCAAACAGGTTCCGGTACACAAAGTAACATGAACGTAAACGAAGTAATCGCCAACCGTGCTCAGGTGCTTAAAGGTTTTGAAATTGGAGAAGGCGAGCAATTCATAAAAGCCAATGATGATGTCAATAAATCACAATCATCAAACGATACTTTCCCAACCGGAATGCACATCGCAGCTTATAAAATGATTGTAGAAACTACAATTCCAGGTGTTGAGAAATTAAGAGATACATTGCACGCAAAAGCTGTAGCATATAAAGATGTCGTGAAAATTGGTCGTACTCATCTTATGGATGCTACCCCGCTTACTTTAGGACAGGAAATTTCCGGTTACGCTGCTCAATTAACATTCGGATTGAAAGCTTTAAAAAATACTTTAGCACACTTAGCTGAAATTGCTTTGGGTGGAACTGCAGTAGGAACAGGTCTTAACACTCCAAAAGGATACGATGTAAAAGTGGCTGCCTACATTGCAGAATTCACCAATCACCCTTTTATAACTGCTGAGAACAAATTTGAAGCTTTGGCTGCACATGATGCTATTGTTGAGACGCACGGAGCGCTAAAACAACTGGCTGTTTCTTTAAATAAAATTGCGAATGATATCAGAATGTTAGCTTCAGGACCACGTTCGGGAATTGGAGAAATTCACATCCCTGAAAACGAACCGGGATCTTCTATTATGCCGGGAAAAGTAAATCCTACGCAATGTGAAGCCCTGACGATGGTTTGCGCACAAGTTATAGGAAATGATATGGCAATTGCCGTTGGTGGCATGCAAGGACATTACGAATTGAATGTTTTCAAACCCGTTATGGCTGCAAACTTCCTTCAATCTGCTCATTTATTAGGTGACGCTTGTATTTCTTTTGATGAACATTGCGCACAGGGAATCGAACCGAATCACAAACGTATCAAAGAACTGGTTGACAACTCCTTGATGTTGGTTACCGCTCTAAATACTAAAATCGGATATTACAAAGCTGCCGAAATCGCTCAGACTGCACACAAAAACGGAACTACTCTTAAAGACGAAGCTGTTCGTTTAGGCTATGTAACTCCTGAAGATTTTGACGCCTGGGTTAAGCCTGAGGAAATGGTATAA
- a CDS encoding NAD(P)-dependent oxidoreductase has product MKFGIIKERKNPPDRRVVFAPNELAKLKQLYHEATVEVESSDIRIFSDVQYKSMGITVTEDVSDCDVLFGVKEVPVENLIPNKAYFFFSHTIKKQPYNKKLLQAILEKKIDLYDHETIVDSHNRRLIGFGKYAGMVGVYNGIRAFGIKFELFKLPKAETLAGKEALIMHLKRITLPPLKFVITGTGKVGSGAKEILDAIKVKEIAVENYLTKNYTQPVYVQLDVLEYNKRIDGQLLDFNDFVAHPEAYVSDFEKFTKVTDIYFTGHFYASEAPAILTREMLNASDCKIKVVADISCDVNGPIACTLRSSTIAEPIYGYWPSEDKEVDVFHPGAIVVMAVDNLPCEIPKDASEGFGEQFMEYVIPAFFNGDKDGILERAKMTENGKLTPRFSYLQDYVDGK; this is encoded by the coding sequence ATGAAATTTGGTATTATAAAAGAACGAAAAAACCCACCGGACAGACGCGTTGTGTTTGCTCCTAATGAATTGGCTAAACTGAAACAGCTTTATCATGAAGCTACTGTTGAGGTTGAAAGTTCAGATATTAGAATATTTTCTGACGTTCAATATAAAAGTATGGGAATAACGGTTACAGAGGATGTTTCTGACTGTGATGTTTTATTTGGTGTAAAAGAAGTTCCTGTAGAGAACTTAATTCCAAATAAAGCGTACTTCTTTTTCTCACATACCATAAAAAAGCAACCTTATAATAAAAAGTTGTTACAAGCTATTTTGGAAAAGAAGATTGATCTGTATGATCATGAGACCATAGTTGACAGTCACAATCGAAGACTAATCGGTTTTGGAAAATATGCCGGAATGGTTGGTGTCTATAACGGAATTCGCGCATTCGGAATTAAATTCGAATTGTTCAAATTGCCAAAAGCGGAAACACTTGCGGGTAAAGAGGCGTTAATTATGCACTTAAAACGCATTACTTTACCTCCTTTAAAATTTGTAATCACCGGAACCGGTAAGGTTGGGAGTGGAGCCAAAGAAATTCTGGATGCCATAAAAGTAAAGGAAATCGCAGTAGAGAATTATTTGACTAAAAATTACACACAACCGGTTTATGTACAACTGGATGTTTTAGAATATAACAAACGCATTGACGGACAGCTTCTTGATTTTAATGATTTCGTAGCACATCCTGAGGCCTATGTTTCGGACTTCGAAAAATTTACAAAAGTGACCGATATCTATTTTACAGGTCATTTTTATGCCAGTGAAGCTCCGGCTATTTTGACAAGAGAAATGTTAAATGCAAGTGACTGCAAGATAAAAGTAGTTGCGGATATTTCTTGCGATGTGAATGGACCTATTGCGTGTACCTTGCGTTCTTCTACGATTGCTGAACCTATTTACGGATATTGGCCAAGTGAAGACAAAGAAGTAGATGTATTTCATCCCGGTGCCATTGTGGTGATGGCAGTTGATAATTTGCCATGCGAAATCCCAAAAGATGCTAGTGAAGGTTTTGGAGAGCAGTTTATGGAATACGTAATTCCAGCTTTTTTCAACGGAGATAAAGACGGAATTCTAGAACGCGCAAAAATGACGGAAAACGGAAAACTAACACCAAGATTCAGTTATTTACAAGATTATGTAGATGGAAAGTAA
- a CDS encoding serine hydrolase domain-containing protein — MKMSFLKKTNIAQILLLILVLGSCGKNKNNTDKEVTTVEDTLPKMKPLGPEKKISQAYINSVAGRINHFYNKNWPNNSMNGSFLVARNGQIIFERYNGFANKNEGTKITADTPVQIASVSKVLTATAVLKLVNAGKLDLDQKVNTILKTFPYPECTVRMLLSHRSGMRNYAYFTDRDKSVWDRHNQLTNKDILEILATKNIGLEATTGTRFAYCNTNYAMLALIIEKITGLTYKEAMSQMIFKPLGMTHTYIFDDDKERKTIVPSYKGNGVEIGFDYLDNVYGDKNVFSTVRDLLKFDRARNSPDFLKPDLLKQVYTGYSNERKGTKNYGLGIRMINWETGQNFYFHNGWWHGNTSSYITLKKENVTIIALSNKMTRNTYAVRKLAPIFGDYPFNFKDEE; from the coding sequence ATGAAAATGAGCTTCCTTAAAAAAACAAATATAGCACAAATACTTCTCCTAATTTTAGTTTTAGGGTCGTGCGGAAAAAATAAAAACAATACAGATAAAGAGGTTACAACGGTCGAGGATACCTTGCCTAAAATGAAACCTTTAGGTCCTGAAAAAAAAATAAGTCAAGCTTATATAAATTCTGTCGCAGGAAGGATAAATCACTTTTACAACAAAAACTGGCCAAATAATAGCATGAATGGTAGCTTTTTGGTTGCCCGAAATGGTCAGATTATCTTTGAACGCTACAATGGATTTGCCAATAAAAATGAAGGCACTAAAATAACAGCAGATACTCCGGTACAAATTGCTTCTGTTAGTAAAGTTTTGACTGCTACGGCGGTTTTAAAATTGGTCAATGCCGGAAAATTAGATTTGGATCAAAAGGTAAATACGATTTTGAAAACATTTCCTTACCCCGAATGTACGGTTCGAATGTTATTAAGTCATCGTAGCGGAATGCGCAACTATGCTTATTTCACAGACCGAGACAAATCGGTTTGGGACCGACACAATCAGCTGACCAATAAAGACATTCTCGAAATTCTTGCCACTAAAAATATTGGATTAGAGGCTACAACGGGTACGCGATTTGCTTATTGCAATACCAATTATGCCATGTTGGCGCTTATTATCGAAAAAATCACGGGTTTAACTTATAAGGAGGCAATGTCTCAAATGATTTTCAAACCGTTAGGAATGACCCATACGTATATTTTTGACGATGATAAAGAAAGAAAAACAATTGTCCCTTCCTATAAAGGTAATGGTGTAGAAATTGGTTTTGACTATTTAGATAATGTTTACGGGGACAAAAATGTATTTTCGACCGTACGAGATCTATTAAAATTCGACAGAGCCAGAAATTCACCTGATTTTTTAAAGCCCGATTTATTGAAACAGGTATATACCGGTTACAGCAATGAGCGTAAAGGAACTAAAAACTATGGTTTAGGTATCAGGATGATCAATTGGGAAACGGGACAGAATTTTTATTTCCACAATGGCTGGTGGCATGGTAATACCTCTTCTTATATTACTTTAAAGAAAGAAAATGTAACTATTATTGCCTTGTCGAACAAAATGACAAGAAACACTTATGCGGTTCGTAAACTGGCTCCGATTTTTGGAGATTACCCGTTTAATTTTAAAGACGAAGAATAA
- a CDS encoding recombinase family protein — MKKAIRYLRFSQLGQSNGSIERQEMYTDQWVKFNNVELVDTFIDRGKSAKTFDRPDFIKLQEFIIKHHRVVDFLLVDQMDRFSRNAGEAMSMVKMLQKKYSIQVVSVTEGITFDYDTPGSFFRAGLQLLLAEEDNINRSIKIRGGLYTARAKEGRYIGIKPPFGYIKQGEQKERRLVIEESEAKVIKFIYDSFLKNMPLYKIKEKAFELGFKNKGNTSIERVLTNPVYAGMLKVQGYKEYPGGNFPGIHEPIIDTSTWQMVQNKIKKPEKTRTVIDEELPLRGILKCHCSNPLTGAPSRGKSGKYFYYYKCQNSKHNNISVIKAHNQFLEICELMSLPKQKLLEIRSSCNNALEDDLKFKERKLAEKKQLLEDTKEKMFSLEEKWIKNEISKETYDRWHTNFNSIIQPLKGAIERLNQKEDRAFAILEKNIEMLTDLKFVYSNADIMQKREFVNLVFDSNLYYQEGIYRTPTMMNILSCNHLIMKEKGCLVYEKKRDDFSIIPSSGVAGNRTRVQTSN; from the coding sequence ATGAAGAAGGCGATTAGGTATTTAAGATTTAGTCAACTAGGACAAAGCAATGGCTCGATTGAGAGACAGGAGATGTATACTGACCAATGGGTAAAATTTAATAATGTTGAATTAGTTGATACTTTTATTGACCGAGGAAAAAGTGCAAAAACTTTTGATAGACCAGATTTTATAAAGTTGCAGGAGTTTATTATTAAACACCACAGAGTTGTAGATTTTCTGCTTGTGGATCAAATGGATAGATTCAGTCGGAATGCAGGTGAGGCGATGAGTATGGTTAAAATGCTGCAAAAAAAGTACAGTATACAGGTGGTTAGTGTTACTGAGGGTATCACATTCGATTATGATACTCCAGGAAGTTTTTTTAGAGCAGGTCTACAATTATTACTTGCTGAGGAGGACAATATTAATAGAAGTATAAAAATAAGAGGAGGGCTTTATACAGCCAGAGCTAAGGAAGGACGATATATAGGTATCAAACCCCCATTTGGCTATATTAAACAAGGGGAACAAAAAGAACGTAGACTAGTTATTGAGGAAAGCGAAGCTAAGGTCATTAAGTTTATATATGATTCTTTTCTTAAAAACATGCCATTGTATAAAATTAAGGAAAAAGCATTTGAATTAGGGTTTAAAAACAAGGGAAATACTTCTATTGAAAGAGTACTTACAAATCCTGTTTACGCAGGTATGTTAAAAGTCCAAGGATATAAGGAATATCCTGGAGGCAATTTCCCTGGTATTCATGAGCCAATTATAGATACCAGTACTTGGCAAATGGTGCAAAATAAAATTAAAAAACCTGAAAAAACTAGGACAGTCATCGATGAAGAATTGCCATTACGTGGAATTCTTAAATGTCATTGTAGTAATCCTCTAACAGGTGCTCCCTCAAGAGGGAAATCAGGAAAGTACTTTTACTATTATAAGTGTCAAAATTCAAAACACAATAATATCAGTGTAATAAAGGCACATAATCAGTTTTTAGAAATATGTGAGTTGATGAGTCTTCCAAAGCAAAAGTTATTGGAAATAAGAAGCAGTTGTAACAATGCATTAGAAGATGATCTGAAATTTAAAGAGCGAAAACTTGCTGAAAAGAAGCAACTTTTGGAAGATACTAAAGAAAAAATGTTTTCGCTAGAAGAGAAATGGATTAAGAATGAAATTTCTAAAGAAACTTACGATAGATGGCATACGAACTTTAATAGTATAATTCAGCCTCTAAAAGGAGCAATTGAACGGTTAAACCAAAAAGAGGATCGTGCATTTGCTATCCTAGAAAAAAATATAGAAATGCTAACTGATCTTAAGTTTGTGTATTCAAATGCTGATATTATGCAAAAGAGAGAGTTTGTAAACTTGGTGTTCGATAGCAATTTATACTATCAAGAGGGCATATATCGAACACCCACTATGATGAATATTTTATCTTGTAATCATTTGATAATGAAAGAAAAAGGTTGTTTGGTATACGAAAAAAAAAGGGATGATTTTTCAATCATCCCTTCCAGTGGAGTCGCCGGGAATCGAACCCGGGTCCAAACAAGCAACTAA
- a CDS encoding helix-turn-helix domain-containing protein, which produces MLFLCLGNQISAQNGVVKIPDTLQLKDYDYLFDRIEQLESDSIKQSLYLKSFLFKAKKEKNFEEIINGYKNYVHYSSDKLKLVYADSMIYNGKLSKENSLIGSAYLTKGIVYYSLKRLQQALDNYLVANEYVSKTNDKYLNYKIKYNIGLIKYYLGFYNEAVSLFRECIIYFKNEDARGYLNSIHSLGLCYNKIQNYGLSSDTNRKGLAEGRRLGNKEMESYFIHSEGINQYTKKNYRDAIKKINSSLPIIKRNKDFANEAIGYFYIGKSYWQLNENEIALPYFEKVVQIIDSKNYVRPDLRENYELMISYYKSKDNLKSQLYYIRKLLILDNILDSRYQYLTERIHKEYDTKKLLQEKKHIENLLNNRKYNDLILGLVIACLFTSLIFLFYRYRRNKRIYRQKYEELMEKKKAPKVDVNTVKSGVADINRETVIELLKQLEKFEKDKKFLEKDLTSNKLATTFGSNVKYLSKIIYHYRGKKLVNYINDLKVDYLISLLQEDKKLRNYTNKALAEEVGFSSTQRFANAFFARTGMPTSFFIEELKKEITTGLDEKNETNFDLKTMCRDNDYVDYKKQM; this is translated from the coding sequence GTGTTATTCCTATGTTTGGGAAATCAGATTTCTGCACAAAATGGTGTCGTTAAAATTCCAGACACACTGCAACTAAAAGATTATGATTATCTTTTTGATCGTATTGAACAGTTAGAAAGTGATAGTATAAAACAATCCTTGTATTTAAAATCATTTTTGTTCAAAGCGAAGAAGGAAAAAAATTTTGAAGAAATAATTAATGGATACAAAAATTATGTCCATTACTCGTCTGATAAATTAAAACTTGTTTATGCTGACAGTATGATATACAATGGTAAACTATCTAAAGAAAATAGTCTTATAGGGTCAGCTTATTTAACAAAGGGAATTGTTTATTACAGCTTGAAAAGACTTCAACAAGCTTTAGATAATTATCTTGTCGCAAATGAATATGTCTCTAAAACAAATGATAAGTATTTAAATTATAAGATAAAATATAATATTGGTCTTATAAAATATTATTTGGGTTTTTATAATGAAGCCGTATCCTTATTTCGGGAATGTATTATTTACTTTAAGAATGAAGATGCCCGAGGGTATCTTAACTCAATTCATTCACTCGGATTATGCTATAACAAAATTCAAAATTATGGTTTGTCATCCGACACCAATCGAAAAGGATTGGCTGAAGGTAGAAGACTTGGTAACAAAGAGATGGAATCTTATTTTATTCACTCAGAAGGAATTAATCAATATACCAAAAAGAACTACAGAGATGCTATAAAAAAAATAAACTCTTCCTTACCAATTATAAAGAGAAATAAAGATTTTGCTAATGAAGCCATTGGTTATTTTTATATTGGTAAATCGTATTGGCAATTGAATGAAAATGAAATTGCATTACCCTATTTTGAAAAAGTAGTTCAAATTATTGATAGCAAAAATTACGTACGCCCAGATCTTCGCGAGAATTATGAGTTGATGATTAGTTACTACAAGTCGAAAGACAATTTAAAAAGCCAACTCTATTATATAAGAAAGTTATTAATACTTGACAACATTTTAGATAGCCGATATCAATATCTAACAGAAAGGATTCATAAAGAATACGACACCAAAAAATTATTGCAAGAGAAAAAACATATAGAGAACCTTCTCAATAACAGAAAATATAATGATCTAATTCTTGGTTTAGTCATTGCGTGCTTATTTACATCCTTAATTTTTTTATTCTACAGATATAGAAGGAATAAGCGAATTTACCGGCAAAAATATGAGGAATTAATGGAAAAAAAGAAAGCTCCTAAAGTAGATGTTAATACTGTCAAAAGTGGTGTTGCAGATATCAATCGGGAAACTGTAATAGAGCTCTTGAAACAATTGGAGAAATTTGAAAAAGATAAAAAATTCCTTGAAAAGGATTTGACTTCTAATAAATTGGCTACTACATTTGGTTCAAATGTAAAGTATCTTTCAAAAATAATATACCATTATAGAGGTAAAAAACTGGTCAATTATATAAACGATTTGAAAGTTGATTATTTGATTTCTTTGCTCCAAGAAGATAAGAAGCTTCGAAATTATACCAATAAAGCCTTGGCTGAAGAAGTAGGGTTTAGTAGTACTCAAAGGTTTGCTAATGCCTTTTTTGCAAGAACTGGCATGCCAACCTCCTTTTTTATTGAAGAACTTAAAAAGGAAATAACAACTGGTTTGGATGAAAAGAACGAGACTAATTTTGATTTGAAAACCATGTGTCGGGACAATGATTACGTTGATTATAAAAAACAGATGTAG